A stretch of Phragmites australis chromosome 12, lpPhrAust1.1, whole genome shotgun sequence DNA encodes these proteins:
- the LOC133887337 gene encoding DUF724 domain-containing protein 3-like, with product MGRARPRRWHRTRVDLGEEEPALFPLGAEVEVRSDDLGFVGSFYEATIAGYHPSGRGYVVAYSTLTRREDGGSPLREHAAAEDVRPRPPAPHADEPPRNFAMHEMVEAFHNEGWWAGVICAVPPEVMALAGDGERRPRRVYTVCFPTSREVLEFEETALRPRRLFRGERWVPAAEAANESPTFREGRQVEVSGSAKTYGEYWNPAIVQKVIGATSFLVQYRHVREHGELTTEILDSQYIRPARNIILMDSKYRFPPSSHVEVFHEVSWWPGVILEVLDDKYIKKYVVKIKSRETDLDDVEYADVLTVEHTQLRPHYDWDGKKWVRHLTEKPVNIRPPLNSRKRTISAALASGNGIDEIPALASCNDSEKIAAFASCNDSDKIRDTTGSYLNKKVKNADVILGPVCPDLSVCNENENVQPKTSSYLEDAVKKQNSVLALKSPLTLPSQLSVTGFGHLKYDPKLCLSSQVQLSSPRMIAMPSIPQTGKLQASLFGAFGQLRPLPQGPVLGIQSLNPDFGNIGGSKRAFTDQEKQSADKGYYLMPGAEQNISAGSFIGTDVSRKRKECASFSTRETREGLGQNPEIMLTRKRIVDKNVEETSKSVAISEEPTKSKNDGDNELPYDATPGSGVLSETNTVTSIDLTPLKDNKGSQERSVFLRESSIVDEIIPSGIPIGTDELQQGDYIGALRSGAIKVSVLIENSVPSVTSTFDKPGDANMFPSDSSTQFGNKETVAGKSAIIMEKNIRDEFFQQSLVIADDANVDLLPSAESCGTTGDDRQLCKDNMEAMVKCATSGDVRTENVSSMSLGVFSGVAQNLFTSSENCEANKEDGMGKADHQGNTSNMLEIEHASADGDIIMTQSSTKKFSANEQHGVSQQNHSSPMVEYAAESSQSMDKSALTQLSSVDMSNSTEAEHGNRLTEPKDDEITPMSKYIPSRTHDCCHPLLQRSLVICENIIADQPSESLGVENLPFVKTSLMWAQIEAMEIFSKVLQRPSFHQFQLHVPELREGMALGLMLSFASLAESIKRLNIQDENSLFEEKMKGVSTLEAHGFDVSHLRSRLETLLHIKNGCAELQDVIKKLQEKIAHKEIDDCQLGAQIGMLNKTICQLDLHASLFRCIMQSAVSQKINHMLEISMLKTEASELERSYLSAEQRFRSVVAAPW from the exons ATGGGGCGTGCCCGCCCCAGGAGGTGGCACCGGACCCGTGTGGACCTGGGGGAGGAAGAGCCTGCCCTCTTCCCGCTCGGCGCTGAGGTGGAGGTGCGCAGCGACGACCTCGGATTCGTCGGCTCCTTCTACGAGGCCACCATCGCCGGGTACCACCCCAGCGGCCGCGGGTACGTGGTAGCCTACTCCACGCTCACGAGACGGGAGGACGGTGGGTCGCCGCTCCGGGAGCATGCCGCCGCGGAGGACGTGCGCCCGCGGCCCCCGGCGCCGCACGCGGACGAGCCGCCGCGGAACTTCGCGATGCACGAGATGGTGGAGGCGTTCCACAACGAGGGATGGTGGGCCGGCGTCATCTGCGCCGTGCCGCCGGAGGTGATGGCGCTGGCGGGGGACGGggagcggcggccgcggcgggtgTACACGGTATGCTTTCCGACGTCGCGGGAGGTGCTGGAGTTCGAGGAGACGGCGCTACGCCCCCGCCGCCTTTTTCGGGGCGAGCGGTGGGTCCCGGCTGCAGAGGCT GCAAATGAAAGTCCAACGTTCAGAGAGGGACGCCAAGTTGAAGTGAGTGGGTCTGCAAAAACTTACGGCGAGTACTGGAATCCAGCTATTGTTCAGAAAGTAATTGGTGCTACAAGTTTCTTAGTACAGTATAGACATGTCAGAGAGCATGGGGAACTGACTACTGAGATTCTAGATTCTCAATATATTCGACCAGCACGAAACATTATTCTTATGGACTCTAAGTATAGATTTCCTCCATCTTCTCATGTGGAGGTCTTTCATGAAGTTAGCTGGTGGCCTGGTGTTATTTTGGAGGTTTTGGATGATAAATATATCAAGAAGTATGTTGTTAAAATTAAGAGTCGTGAGACAGACTTGGATGATGTGGAATATGCGGATGTATTGACAGTTGAACATACACAGCTGAGGCCACATTATGATTGGGATGGTAAAAAATGGGTGCGGCACTTAACAGAG AAACCTGTTAATATAAGGCCTCCATTAAATTCCCGGAAAAGGACAATTTCTGCTGCCTTGGCATCAGGCAACGGCATCGATGAAATTCCTGCATTGGCATCATGTAATGACAGTGAAAAAATTGCTGCCTTTGCATCATGTAATGACAGCGACAAAATCAGAGATACAACTGGCTCTTATCTTAACAAAAAGGTGAAGAATGCAGATGTAATATTGGGACCAGTTTGCCCTGACTTATCGGTATGTAATGAAAACGAAAATGTCCAGCCTAAAACCAGCTCTTATCTTGAAGATGCGGTGAAGAAACAAAATTCAGTTTTGGCATTAAAGTCCCCTTTGACGCTTCCTTCACAGCTATCAGTGACAGGCTTTGGCCATTTGAAGTATGATCCTAAACTTTGTCTAAGTAGTCAAGTTCAACTATCATCTCCTCGGATGATTGCAATGCCCTCTATACCACAGACTGGAAAGTTGCAAGCTTCCTTGTTTGGAGCATTTGGACAGCTAAGACCTCTCCCGCAGGGCCCGGTTTTAGGAATACAATCACTTAACCCAGATTTTGGTAACATTGGAGGATCGAAAAGAGCATTTACTGATCAGGAAAAGCAATCAGCTGATAAAGGTTATTATCTGATGCCTGGTGCTGAACAGAACATCAGTGCTGGATCATTTATTGGAACTGATGTGTCCAGAAAAAGGAAGGAGTGTGCTTCTTTTTCGACACGAGAGACACGAGAGGGACTAGGACAGAACCCTGAAATT ATGCTGACAAGGAAAAGGATAGTAGATAAAAACGTTGAGGAAACCAGCAAGAGTGTAGCTATCTCTGAAGAGC CAACCAAATCGAAGAATGATGGTGACAATGAACTGCCTTATGATGCAACTCCTGGCTCTGGAGTACTTTCGGAAACAAATACAGTGACTAGCATTGACCTAACGCCACTAAAGGACAATAAAG gttcacaggaaAGAAGTGTTTTTTTGAGGGAAAGTAGCATTGTTGATGAGATCATACCTAGTGGAATACCGATTGGAACAGATGAACTTCAGCAAGGGGATTATATTGGGGCACTAAGATCTGGTGCAATCAAAGTTAGCGTATTGATTGAGAATTCGGTGCCATCTGTCACTTCAACATTTGATAAACCTGGGGATGCGAATATGTTTCCTTCTGATTCATCAACTCAATTTGGAAACAAAGAAACCGTCGCTGGAAAGTCTGCAATAATAATGGAGAAAAACATTCGTGATGAATTTTTTCAGCAGTCTTTGGTTATTGCTGATGATGCTAATGTTGATTTGCTGCCTTCAGCAGAGAGTTGTGGAACTACTGGGGATGATCGCCAGCTTTGTAAAGATAACATGGAGGCCATGGTGAAGTGCGCCACAAGTGGTGATGTTCGAACTGAAAATGTGTCTAGTATGTCTCTGGGTGTGTTCAGTGGTGTGGCTCAGAATCTGTTTACGTCCAGTGAGAATTGCGAGGCTAACAAGGAGGATGGTATGGGCAAGGCAGATCATCAAGGAAACACTAGTAATATGCTTGAAATTGAGCATGCCAGTGCTGATGGTGACATAATTATGACGCAAAGTTCAACAAAGAAATTTTCAGCTAATGAACAACATGGAGTGTCACAACAGAATCACAGTTCACCTATGGTAGAGTATGCAGCTGAAAGTAGCCAATCCATGGATAAATCAGCATTAACTCAGTTGTCTTCTGTTGATATGAGCAACTCCACTGAAGCAGAACATGGAAATAGATTGACTGAACCTAAAGATGATGAGATTACGCCAATGTCCAAGTACATTCCTAGCAGAACACATGACTGTTGCCACCCCTTGTTACAGAGATCTCTAGTTATCTGTGAGAACATCATAGCGGATCAACCTTCAGAATCCTTGGGTGTGGAGAATCTTCCATTTGTTAAGACCTCCCTGATGTGGGCACAGATTGAGGCAATGGAAATATTCAGTAAAGTGCTGCAGCGACCAAGTTTTCATCAGTTCCAGCTGCATGTTCCAGAACTCCGTGAAGGAATGGCATTAGGTTTGATGCTCTCCTTCGCCAGTTTAGCAGAAAGCATTAAGAGGCTGAATATTCAGGATGAGAATTCACTGTTCGAAGAGAAGATGAAGGGCGTTTCTACATTGGAAGCACATGGCTTTGATGTGAGTCACCTGCGATCACGGTTGGAAACACTGCTCCACATAAAGAATGGCTGCGCTGAGCTACAGGATGTGATTAAAAAGTTGCAGGAGAAGATTGCTCACAAAGAAATTGATGACTGTCAGCTTGGTGCGCAAATTGGCATGTTAAATAAGACTATTTGCCAGCTTGATCTGCACGCTTCCCTCTTCCGCTGCATAATGCAGTCTGCTGTTTCACAGAAGATCAACCATATGTTGGagatctcaatgctcaaaacaGAAGCCAGCGAGCTTGAGCGATCATACCTGTCTGCTGAGCAGCGCTTTAGGAGTGTCGTTGCAGCACCGTGGTGA